TCGGGTATTTATTTTGGTGGCAACAAACAATTAAATACGATAACAAGAAATAGTAGCGATCGTACCTCATATAATCCGACTCGCGACACGATTAGCAGTCTTCATCAAAATGGTAAAAACCCTTTTACAAGAAGTAGTTATCAGACTGGATTAAATTTAAATTGGAGTATAACTGAAAAGGATGAATTATCAGCGACTTTAGGATTTAATCATTTCGAAAATAATTCAACTGGAACTACTTTACAGAATCAGCAATCATATTTGACAGATGGTTCTCTATTGTCAATACTAAATAGTGAAAGAAAATCAGCAGGAAGTTTTAAAAATGATGCAACAGATTGGAGTATTTCGTATAAGAAAACATTTGATAAGAAGGATCAAGAATTGAATGTATTAGTTACTTCTAGCTCTGGAAAAAGCATCAATAATAGTTCTCAGGAAACCATTATTCAAGAAGATAATTCAGTATCAGGAAATCGAAATTACAATCCTGGGAAAAATCATGAACTTAACCTTTCCGTTGATTTTACCTATCCATTAGCTGAGGGTTTTACTTTTGAAACCGGAGCGAAATCAACTTTTGAAAATATTGAAAGTCAGGTGGTTTCAGATACTTTGTCAAATGGAAATGTTTATATAAATGATTTAGGACAGAGTTACAATTTTATATACAAGAGAAATATTTATGCTGTGTATTTTTCAAGTTCTTATACCTTGTTTAATGGTTTTTTAGAAGGACAAGCTGGCTTGCGTTACGAAAAAACCAATACTACAGCTGATTTTGCTGGAGTAAATATTCCTGATTACGATACTTTTGCTCCTTCTTTTGTTATGCAACATAAAATTAGCGATAGCCAGTCTATTAAGTTTTCTTATACCTTTCGTATTGAGAGACCCGATTTTGAAGACCTAAATCCTTTTTTTAATATAAGTGATCCGCATAATATTAGCACTGGAAACCCTTTTTTGAAAACAGAGAAAGGCAATAGATATGAGTTGGGGTATAGTAAAAATTTCGATAACAATGCCAATTTCTATTTTTCGGGTTATTATCGTTATAATACTGAAGATATTCAAAACCTTACTACTTTTTATAATGAGTTTGGTGTAGGGAAAACTACTTATACCGATGTTACTTTGACAAGACGTTATAATATTGGCTCTGAAACTACCTATGGTGCTAGTCTTTTTGGTTCGCTTCCTGTGAATAAAAAGGGTACTATTAAAGGTACATTTGACTTTGGTGAAAGGACAAATTCGACTCCAGGCTTTGCGAGTGTTAACAGCTTTATTTATAGAGCAAATCTAAATTTGTCTTATAAATTTAGTCCAGATATGATGGGAGAAATAGTCGGAAACTATCGTTCTACTCAAAAAAGCATTCAAGGTGAACGTCCTGCATCATTCTTTTACAACATTGCATTTAGAAAACAATTTTTAAATAAAAATGCAAGTGTAGGAATAACGATGGCAAATCCTTTTAATAACTACTTGAATCAGCGATCAAGTAGTTATGGAGACAGTTTTTATCAAGTAAACAATAAAGATATACCAGTACAATCTTTCGGTATTTCTCTTAGTTATAAATTTGGTAAACTTGATTTCAAAAAAGGAGAATCAGAGAATCATGAAGGTCCTCTTCAGCCTGAAATTTAAAGAGTTTCTATTAAAAAAATCAGAATTAATTCAAAGTTGTAGTATAAATTTGTTTTAATTTGCACTAATTATAAAGTCTGATAGACATATCTAAAACATGAAAAAAATTCAGTTCTTAAAACCGCTTATAAATTTTCTTCTAATTGGTTTAATAATTCTTAACGTTAGTCGATTTCTTCTTTTTTTACTTTTTAAAACCCGTATCGTTGAGACCCAAGATTATGGCTTGCTTTTTCCTATTGGGTTACGAATAGATCTTATCATTTTATGTTATCTTCTGTTTTTGCCTTTGGTTTTAATTACTTTAATACCAGATTCTTTACTGAAGAAAATTCAAGGCTTTTTTACTGTTTATTTTATCTTATTTCTAAGCCTTATTTTATTTATGGAATTGTCAACTCTCGATTTTATTAAAGAGTATGACACTAGACCTAATAAATTATTTATTGACTATCTGATTTATCCGAAGGAAGTTTTAGGAACTTTATTGAAAAGTTATCTGGTATCAATTATAATTACTACAGTAGTTATGTCTGGGTTTATTTTCAGTCTAATACGATATAGAAAGCAGCTTTTTGGAATACAAATTTCAGGGTACAAAACAAAATTGATAGTGTTTCCTTTTGTTGCATTTTTCGTGTTTTTTGGCGCAAGGTCAAGTCTTACTTCAAAACGACCTATTAATGCTAGTATAGCTGTTTTTTCTACAGATCACCTTACCAATTCTCTAGGATTGAATTCATTTTACACGGTTGCTTTTGCTTTTTATTCAATGAAAAATGAAAAAAATGCAGAGAAGATGTATGGAAAAATGGATTATGCTGAAGCTATTTCAAGAGTGAAAAAATACATGAATGTAAGACCAGATGAATTTTCAAATGATTCTATTCCATTTTTGCACACTCAAAAATCAGATACTGTTATAGACAGACCTTACAATGTTGTAATCATTCTTGAAGAAAGTTTAGGTTCAGAATTTGTAGGTTCGCTTGGAGGATTACCATTGACACCAGAATTTGATAAACTAACAAAAGAAGGAACTTTATTTACCGATTTATATTCAACCGGTACCCGAAGCGTGCGAGGTATTGAAGCTGTTGTTACGGGCTTTCTTCCTTCTCCATCAGAAAGTGTAGTAAAATTAAATAATTCGCAATCTAATTTCTACACTATTGCGGCCTTATTGAAAGAAAAGGGATATGACACTAGTTTTATTTATGGTGGAATGGCCAATTTTGATAATATGGGGTCTTTTTTTAGTGGTAATGGTTTTGATAAAATTATTGATGAAGATGATTTTGATTCAGATAGAAGCGTTTTTCACGGAACATGGGGTTGGTCTGATGAAGATGTGATGGCAAAAGCTAATAATTATTTTAAAAGTCTTGGGAAAAAACCTTTTGTTTCTTTAATGTTTTCTTCTTCCAATCACGAACCTTTTGAATTTCCTGATGGAAAAATTACGCTTTATGATAAGAAAAAAAATACCGTAAATAATGCTATCAAATATGCAGATTACTCAATTGGTAAATTCTTTGAATTAGCTAAAAAAGAAGCGTATTATAAAAACACTATTTTCTTGGTGATTGCCGACCATAATACCAGAACTTATGGGAAACATCTTGTGCCAATACATAAATTTCATATTCCAGCTCTGATTATTGGACCTGGAGTTTCAAAAGGAGTTAGATACGATAAATTATGCAGTCAAATTGATATACAACCAACTTTGTTGAGTAAAATTGGAATGGATGTAAAAACACCAATGGCAGGAAGAAATCTCTTTAATTTTCCCGATGCGATTGAAGGACGAGCCATAATGCAATTTAATGATATCAATGCATTTCGTGTTGGAAATGAAGTAGTGATTATGCAACCTAATAAAAAAGCATTGCAATTTCATGTCGAAAAGGACACTATTTTTACACCGAAAAAACTTAATGAAGATCTAGCCAAAGATGCATTAGCTCATGTGATTTCGGCATTCTATTTGTACAATAATCAAAAGTATAAGCTTAAATAAGAACGAATAGTAAGTGATATAAAGTCAAAGAGCCTAAACATTACAGTGTTTGGGCTTTTTTGGGAACAGAATGTTCTGTTATTAACTAGAGTAGTTTATTTTTACTATATAAAAAGAAAAGCTCTTTCCGATAGTATATTTACTATTTGAAAGAGCTTATTTTTTGAATCAGTAAGGCTTGGGACTTCTTTTAAAATATTGTATTTAATTATATAATTTATTGAATGCAATTAATCGGTTTGATCATCTGTAGTTGCCTCTGGTGCATTTTTCTTAACCGACTCAATTCCGTTTTCTCTGGCGGCTGTACTTTCATACATTTCACTAGTGCCAATAATTTGACCATTCGTAGCTTTTAAATTAAAATATTCTTTGCCATTAGAGGATGTTTTTCTGTCAAACTTACCATCATCCTGAGAATTGGTTTTTACAGATTCAATGCCATTAAGGCAACCTGCTTTTGCTGTATAACCTTCACTAGCCAGAATTATTTGACCATTAGCAGCTTTTAAATTAAATTGAAATTCACCATTTGTTCTTTTAGTAACTACAAATTTTCCCATTATTGTTTAAATTAAGTTATGTATTCAGTCAGTATTGTTTTATAAATATAATAAAATTTATTTAATGAATTGCATCAAATACAGAAATATTTGTAAGTAAATTAATAAGTAATAAGAGTGAAGGGAATTTAATTCGTGTGTATAAGTGATTAAGCACTAATTCGGATTATTTTTCTAAATTCTGATGGACTGTTTCCTCTTTGTTTTTTAAAGAATTTATTAAAATGGCTTTCATCAGTAAAACCAAATTCATAAGCAATTTCATTGATACGTTTTTCACTAAACTGCAAACGATGCTCAATTAATTTTGTTTTATAATTACTAATATACTGTTGCATAGTTTCATTGGCGTGTTTCTTGAAATAACGTCCCAAATAGGTATTTGAAATTCCAAAATGCCCACTAATCGATTCGGCTTTTATTTTCTCAGGATAATAAATGTTATTCTGAATGTATTGCAAAATATCCATCGCTTTTGCCTCACTGTCAATATTTACCTGCTCAGGCAAATATTTCGCGATATTTCTTGCCACAATAATTATCAAAGTATTCACTAATTGCTGAATTAGTTCTTTGTTATAAACGTCTTTATCTTCATGCTCCCGAATAATAGCTTCGACCATCACTTTTACCAGACATTTATCGGTATCATTTTTTAAAATACAACCTGGCTGGTGATTGGCATTTTGCAAAATATATTCCAATCGCTGAATATTTTCATTTTGTAAACTCGAATTTTTCAAATAAATATCATTGAACCTCAAAAAGAAAAAAGTCGTTTTAGTTTCAATTGTAAAGTTGTGACAATCCTCGGGTGTTAGC
The Flavobacterium sp. 5 DNA segment above includes these coding regions:
- a CDS encoding outer membrane beta-barrel protein yields the protein MRYFFFISILFLSLISTAQTTKNKGSITAKVIDSQTRVPIEMAIVSIYKAEENKPFNGVTTDQKGHFTFNNLSEGTYRIGIEFISYKVFFIEKVTINTSSNNLNFGEVLLVPIANELSGVTVTSKAASVQSKIDKLVYNPVNDLSSQGGVATDILKNVPMVSVDIDGKVELQGSPNVRFLINGKPSSIFGASVSDALQSIPASQIKNIEVITSPGAKYDAAGTGGIINIILKENKVQGINSSVNLSLGTRLENGSFNLNAKKGNFGSGIYFGGNKQLNTITRNSSDRTSYNPTRDTISSLHQNGKNPFTRSSYQTGLNLNWSITEKDELSATLGFNHFENNSTGTTLQNQQSYLTDGSLLSILNSERKSAGSFKNDATDWSISYKKTFDKKDQELNVLVTSSSGKSINNSSQETIIQEDNSVSGNRNYNPGKNHELNLSVDFTYPLAEGFTFETGAKSTFENIESQVVSDTLSNGNVYINDLGQSYNFIYKRNIYAVYFSSSYTLFNGFLEGQAGLRYEKTNTTADFAGVNIPDYDTFAPSFVMQHKISDSQSIKFSYTFRIERPDFEDLNPFFNISDPHNISTGNPFLKTEKGNRYELGYSKNFDNNANFYFSGYYRYNTEDIQNLTTFYNEFGVGKTTYTDVTLTRRYNIGSETTYGASLFGSLPVNKKGTIKGTFDFGERTNSTPGFASVNSFIYRANLNLSYKFSPDMMGEIVGNYRSTQKSIQGERPASFFYNIAFRKQFLNKNASVGITMANPFNNYLNQRSSSYGDSFYQVNNKDIPVQSFGISLSYKFGKLDFKKGESENHEGPLQPEI
- a CDS encoding LTA synthase family protein; the protein is MKKIQFLKPLINFLLIGLIILNVSRFLLFLLFKTRIVETQDYGLLFPIGLRIDLIILCYLLFLPLVLITLIPDSLLKKIQGFFTVYFILFLSLILFMELSTLDFIKEYDTRPNKLFIDYLIYPKEVLGTLLKSYLVSIIITTVVMSGFIFSLIRYRKQLFGIQISGYKTKLIVFPFVAFFVFFGARSSLTSKRPINASIAVFSTDHLTNSLGLNSFYTVAFAFYSMKNEKNAEKMYGKMDYAEAISRVKKYMNVRPDEFSNDSIPFLHTQKSDTVIDRPYNVVIILEESLGSEFVGSLGGLPLTPEFDKLTKEGTLFTDLYSTGTRSVRGIEAVVTGFLPSPSESVVKLNNSQSNFYTIAALLKEKGYDTSFIYGGMANFDNMGSFFSGNGFDKIIDEDDFDSDRSVFHGTWGWSDEDVMAKANNYFKSLGKKPFVSLMFSSSNHEPFEFPDGKITLYDKKKNTVNNAIKYADYSIGKFFELAKKEAYYKNTIFLVIADHNTRTYGKHLVPIHKFHIPALIIGPGVSKGVRYDKLCSQIDIQPTLLSKIGMDVKTPMAGRNLFNFPDAIEGRAIMQFNDINAFRVGNEVVIMQPNKKALQFHVEKDTIFTPKKLNEDLAKDALAHVISAFYLYNNQKYKLK
- a CDS encoding YegP family protein, which codes for MGKFVVTKRTNGEFQFNLKAANGQIILASEGYTAKAGCLNGIESVKTNSQDDGKFDRKTSSNGKEYFNLKATNGQIIGTSEMYESTAARENGIESVKKNAPEATTDDQTD
- a CDS encoding AraC family transcriptional regulator yields the protein MKKENLYEPFTVSFETLDEYPDVGDSHNFFELVYILGGTGSQCINKNIFEYDAGHLFLLTPEDCHNFTIETKTTFFFLRFNDIYLKNSSLQNENIQRLEYILQNANHQPGCILKNDTDKCLVKVMVEAIIREHEDKDVYNKELIQQLVNTLIIIVARNIAKYLPEQVNIDSEAKAMDILQYIQNNIYYPEKIKAESISGHFGISNTYLGRYFKKHANETMQQYISNYKTKLIEHRLQFSEKRINEIAYEFGFTDESHFNKFFKKQRGNSPSEFRKIIRISA